ACAATAGATTGGAACTTCAAGGCATGTACCCTTTTGTGGCCATTGTAGACGATTCGCTGATTTTGGAGTGGACGGCAAATAGGGCGGACAGTGCCATCAACGAAACCCCAGCAGTTATTCAACGCCGCACCCTTTTGATGGATTGCATCTGCATATGTTCGCAGAGAGGCACGGGAGAGGAAGGGCTGGTTAAAATCAGTAAGGTGGTGGCCATGTTCGTTGTAAATCCAGTCTAGAACAACATTGGTCATCATGCTAATTGCTGGGACAGGTCTGCCAAATCGTGGTATCATGTCACTGTAACGACAAGGATATGCAAGGCGTTTAAGCAGTATACACAAGCCTTCCATTCCTTCAAACACGGACCTCTGTGAGCAACGAAAAACAGGTCGAATTCCAAGGGCATCTGCCAAAACGGGCAAATCAGTTTTCTCGACACGAAATTCAGCTATGCATTCTTCTTCGCTGAAATTGTCCAGTGAGAATTCTTCATAGTTGTCGTACGGAAATAGTGGATTTTTTGACATGTTTACGTCGTAAAGAATGGCAAATTCATTTGCGTTTATTATTCCTTTGACACAGGAAACTAAAAGTAAATCTCGCGTTTCCTTTAAGCTGGACATAACCTCGGCGAAATGCAAAGTAATCGAAAGCTTTGTGATGGATTATGAATTTGCCACCAACTCTGCGAAAGCTCGCCGGGCGCGGCGTCACGTTTTCGCGCGCTTTGCTTAAGGATGGTAACTTGTTGTCGCGAGCGCAACCTGAAGCCGTTCTAGCCCCAGTTTCTTATCGGTCGTCCCGTCGCCGTCGTCAACGAAAACGTCTGTTGCTTAAGGTGCCtatttacatttgcttcgcttcgtcagcgctcgtgatttcatttacccaaaaattttatttcgctaatttgaagaaaaaagaatgctctttcagACTAAACCCGCTTTTATAGCTCGTGAAAATgtgctaaattttgacggttgattaagcgattttgagtcaacaactttgaaaatttcttaaaaaatctcttgttgaccaaatcgcgaactaatcagttaaaattatagaggaaagatagtaaaaatatgaagtgtcattatattttagtatcCAAATAAAGCTTACTGCAAAACGGTGAAAAGGCTGATCGGCTGTCCTCAGTCCGTTGGAAAGATACTCCTCATGTCGATTTTACAGATGGTGTAATTCTTCCTTCCTATCGGTTCatcgaagaagataattttgacAGTAAACTTGCCTCTCTTCAGTTTCGTTGCGAATTCTATTGACCGCATTTTGCTGAAAGGTCGGCAGTCGGTGTTCCCTCTCTTCGTCGGCTTCGTTTTCAGTGTAATTGTAGTATTTTGCTGCTGCCTCTTTCGTGGTCGCTGTATAGCCTCTGTCTCTAGTTGCTGGTTGACAGTGTTTCACTGTTTGCCTTTTCTCGCCACAGGtgacccaagcgtaatatgagagtttgtatgggaaaaatagagtttgaaacttagatgaaataaatgaagtaaaagcgataaaagttatcaataaagtgtaaatattgttaccaggagtcgttgtctttgtttttacgacgttttagcgcgatttgagtacttttacatcatctgacctgaggtcagatgatgtaaaagtactcaaatcatGTCAAATCGCACTAAAACTtcgtaaaaactatttttcccgtacaaactctcatattacgcttgggccacctgtgttCTCGCGCTGAATTTCAAGTCGACGTTCTCGCTCTTGCggagttttgtttgtaaatctttCCCCACGAGGACTTCCAGCCTCTTATTGAATCCACCGTTGTTAAGTTTGCTGTTCTCTTTTATTTGCCTGAGATATTAGTTGGTGATTCACCGATAGTAAACATTGTTGTAAGTACCCGTCCTCATGAATAAAACCGGGAGCTTTGTCATCGATGGCAATcggttgcctggaaacccacaatgcactttgacGTCACTACACTGaatgacgtcaaggcggacaCCAACCAAACTCGATAGATTTATAGCCAAGAGAAAATCACGCTGGCCTTGCGATGCTCGTGTGATACACGCACGCTTAgtgcgcgacgagattataaacgtCGCGGCTCGGCGCTTCGCAaggaataattaacaattattctttgaaatcaaggtaaatattcctaaagccactattcaccgagattgaaaagaataattgttttagtatatacacacgaagtgatctcagcaaaatcagagaggaaaccattaaaaagtacgatttgattgacagatcaggtcagctagacacgcgaaagtttaaaaatagatctttgcagaattttcaaacatggcaattcacaagcttatcacttcgcaCACAACAGCGTTatgacttaaatggaaccgctaaaagtttgaaattttcctTACCTgacaagaaaagaagagctctgttgttttctgttgactcgccaagtttataaccgaaaaggtttgttgtgtcgctcttcgcatgaagtgctgtcAAAAATAgcgattcggttcctcgaggtaagacgtcgtcttcataGAGCATTCTTTCTCCTATCTACTTGAAAcatagaatttctgcaaacatttgctttcaaatttgtttgtcataaataaaattCGTTTTTGGGCcccatttttcttgtttggaaacgctgagttcacgaaacggcctcttctagctaggcgaataaacgggagttgtaaacaacctatcgaccacaaaactcaactacagtaaatggaaaaacgctgttttgaatccttcgaagtcttttcttgcttgcaaaaaagtcaaccctaggattttgtcgatttttaaAAGAcctttctctaaaaaaatgggaaaaaaaccgagctcacacattatccactcgctaggaggtgaatattgttgaatagtccgagatagcgaaccaatcagattgcttaaaccACCaggatcactgagtgtgtatatactaaatggTTTTCTACTGCGTTTGCCTGGGCTGTAAGCCTCCTTAATACCTTAAAAGGCGAACAATGTTTGGATCTTGAGGTtagcaaaactgaaaatggctttaaTAAATCGCGGTGCTGAACTCCATCTGTAGTTTGTCTGAATAAGCAACCCCAAATCGGAAATTGTGTTTGcctgaaaatttctttttggaCAGTTGGATGTAGCTGACTTTTGACCTAGGACACTTTTCTTTGAGACAATCCAAACGCAGATTTTGCCTTTCTCTACTAAAACTAAAACCACACTCCCAATAGATTTTGTGATAGGTTAAATctaaatttgcattattttgtaGATTCACAATTAGTGAGTATATTTGGGCATGGGTCCTAAAAAAATACACCGGTCGAGCATTCTACATGTACGTTCTTGCAGGCGTTTCACACAAATATGTTTGGAACGCTGAAGAATCCATCTCCGGGTTTTTACTCACGTTCTTTTTGTCGCGTCAAGTCCAAAGACTGTGAGATTGTGCAACCATTAAACCTTATCGGATTTTTTTCTAAAGGAACGCGCCCTTGattaaaatcattaaaagtTAACAGCCGGAGAAGACATTTTTAACTTACCAATGACTTTTGCTTTACCTTCTTCCTTACTACTGTCTTTATCATCATCCTCACCATCATAGCCATCTTTCTTGGATTGTAATAAATGCCTTTCAGCTTCATGAGTAATCTGCAAGGACTAAtaggtatttttttaatagaagAAACTGAATTAAGAGATGTCTTACCAACGTCCCAAATATCGATTCCataattaatataattatgtaaaaCGTTCTCGagtttaacaaattaaaattattttaaagaatgATATGAATTTCATAGATTGGAACTGCGGAAGAAACAATGCAAAGAAGATCCTCGCAGTTTCAGACGCAACTTATGttgctgtgaaaaaaaaaacccaaaaaattcagcctttaaagttttaacacAACACCAACGCGATAAATCTAAAGACTGCGTAAAATCTTTCTGTTGGCAGTCCTTCATGTACCTTATTTGGTGTTTTGCTGAGCCGGTGCTTGTCTGCACTAATGGCCAGAGCACGTTCCTGGTACTCTTTGGCTTGTTCCAAGTCACCTACATCATGATAAATCAAAGCCAAGTTACGGTAGTCTATTGCAACCTTATtatgttccgggccgagcttgtccaaaTCGATGtctagagcacgttgctgatactccttggcttgttcaaagtcacctaaatgcTTGTAAATCGAAACTAAGTTATCGTAGCTTTTTGCCacattaacatgttccgggccgagcttTTCCAGGTTaatgtccagagcacgttgATGATACTCCTTGGCATCCTTAAATTCACCTAAATGCTtgtaaatcaaagctaagttaTGGTAGCTTGTCGCAACATAAACATGTTCCGGGCCCAGTTTTTCCAATTGGATGTCCAGGGCACGTTGCTGATACGctttggcttgctcaaagtcacctaaatcaATGTAAATTGAAGCTAAATTCGTGTAGCTTGTTGCCACTTTAACATGTTCCGGACCGAGCTTTTCTAGGTCaatgtccagagcacgttgctgatactccttggcatCCTTAAACGTACCTAAATGCTtgtaaatcaaagctaagttaTGGTAGCTTGTCGCAACATAAACATGTTCCGGGCCCAGTTTTTCCAATTGGATGTCCAGGGCACGTTGCTGATACGctttggcttgctcaaagtcacctaaatcaATGTAAATTGAAGCTAAATTCGTGTAGCTTGTTGCCacattaacatgttccgggccgagcttTTCCAGGTCaatgtccagagcacgttgctgatactccttggcttgctgaAAGTCACCTAAATGCAGGTGAATGGAAGCTAAGTTTTCGTAGCTTgctgcaacatcaacatgttccgggccgagcgTGTCCAGATCaatgtccagagcacgttgctgatactccttggcttgctcaaagtcacctaattTCTTGTAAATGGAAGCTAAATTcgtgtagcttgttgcaacatcgACATGTTtcgggccgagcttgtccagttggATGTCAAAAGCAcattgctgatactccttggcttgctgaAAGTCACCTAATTTCTTGTAAATGGAAGCTAAATTcgtgtagcttgttgcaacattaacatgtaCCGGGCCGAGCTTTTCCAGGTCaatgtccagagcacgttgctgatactccttggcttgctcaaagtcacctaattTCTTGTAAATGGAAGCTAAATTcgtgtagcttgttgcaacatcgACATGTTtcgggccgagcttgtccagttggATGTCAAAAGCAcattgctgatactccttggcttgctgaAAGTCACCTAATTTCTTGTAAATGGAAGCTAAATTCGTGTAGCTTgctgcaacatcaacatgttccgggccgagcgTGTCCAGATCaatgtccagagcacgttgctgatactccttggcttgctcaaagtcacctaattTCTTGTAAATGGAAGCTAAATTcgtgtagcttgttgcaacatcgACATGTTtcgggccgagcttgtccagttggATGTCAAAAGCAcattgctgatactccttggcttgctgaAAGTCACCTAATTTCTTGTAAATGGAAGCTAAATTcgtgtagcttgttgcaacatcgACATGTTtcgggccgagcttgtccagttggATGTcaagagcacgttgctgatactccttggcttgctcgaagtCACCTAAAGCAATGTAAATTGAAGCTAAATTcgtgtagcttgttgcaacatcaacatgtttcGGGCCGAGCTCTTGAAGCTTAAAAGTAAGTGAATATTCAAAATATGTTTTGGCTCCTTCAAATTCACAGTGCATTTGACAAATATGTCCAAAGTTTTCGCATTTTTCGGAAATCTCCTTACCATGAACTTGAAAGAAATTATCTCGCAAAAACACTTTGTCAGTTACTGTAGTTAAAGCTTTCAAATGTGGAGCGATGTGTCTGGTGTTTAGTCGCTCATTCTCTGGAGGAGTTGCGACGATAAATTCGTTAAATGATGTAATGACCCCACTAACGACCTCATCGGTTTGGCTTTCTGCACACTCTTTTGCTACAGTTTGTATAGCATCATGCACAACCTGGTGAAGTCGAATAAAACAGCCACCCTCGTCATCTTCGAACAGCAGAAGTGAGCTTCTTTTTAATCTCATGCGAATTAATTCTTTGTCCGCTTCATCAAACTCTTCATGTGCGTTCATGACGTAACTAACTACTACGTCGACGTTCAATGGCCTTGGAGCGCAGAgggcaagaaaagtgaaaaggtgTTTTTGAAATTTGTCGGATCTCATCAGTGTTTCGACGGCTAACGTTATTGCTTTGGTCATTGAATTTGGATAAATTGGATTGGTGTCAACAAGTGTATCCTCCGTTTTCtgtcttttgcctttttgtaaGATCTTTAGGTATTCCTCCCACCCAAAATGCGTCGATACCCTGTCCCGCCGAATCTCTTTAACAAAGACGGCAGCGCCTGCTAAAGCAAGTGGCTGATAATCCAGTCTTTGTGCTACTGTTCCTACCAGCTCGCTATCTGGTATACCAGAAAGCTTGGACAATA
The genomic region above belongs to Porites lutea chromosome 12, jaPorLute2.1, whole genome shotgun sequence and contains:
- the LOC140953601 gene encoding uncharacterized protein gives rise to the protein MSSLKETRDLLLVSCVKGIINANEFAILYDVNMSKNPLFPYDNYEEFSLDNFSEEECIAEFRVEKTDLPVLADALGIRPVFRCSQRSVFEGMEGLCILLKRLAYPCRYSDMIPRFGRPVPAISMMTNVVLDWIYNEHGHHLTDFNQPFLSRASLRTYADAIHQKGAALNNCWGFVDGTVRPICRPLQNQRIVYNGHKRVHALKFQSIVTPNGLIANLYGPVGE
- the LOC140953613 gene encoding uncharacterized protein; the encoded protein is MASSQEFTDEQLNYYRICYLTTDILAEGLREIFKQEWDKLYKSAKGEWKDEPRNGMDFYNGESPRNKKRNAHLLATMKNGNRGEWDCTMLFYAILFSDCVGLRLSAIVSKKVDDLRNFRNKEFAHMPQGRLSETDFQNAISKVDVAFQALSLPAVKIQDLKYQKSFPTKDLTKILKEVDNLKQEVQVLEDQLQNEAPSFCVLPPKPSHEIGGRESEVAKIVQQLRELNESSDNRLSYLYISGNPGSGKSQLAGLVAKRFYDKVKEMPGGSSFAMTLNATSPDSLLVSYTSLARHLKCPDYSVIKILESKDWNVEKKITTLTSLIAEKIGCYTSWLLVVDNVTNMASVQDLLPQFTTNAWDRGQLLITAQETMSIPSKGSFVNHISISKGMEPNDARSLLSKLSGIPDSELVGTVAQRLDYQPLALAGAAVFVKEIRRDRVSTHFGWEEYLKILQKGKRQKTEDTLVDTNPIYPNSMTKAITLAVETLMRSDKFQKHLFTFLALCAPRPLNVDVVVSYVMNAHEEFDEADKELIRMRLKRSSLLLFEDDEGGCFIRLHQVVHDAIQTVAKECAESQTDEVVSGVITSFNEFIVATPPENERLNTRHIAPHLKALTTVTDKVFLRDNFFQVHGKEISEKCENFGHICQMHCEFEGAKTYFEYSLTFKLQELGPKHVDVATSYTNLASIYIALGDFEQAKEYQQRALDIQLDKLGPKHVDVATSYTNLASIYKKLGDFQQAKEYQQCAFDIQLDKLGPKHVDVATSYTNLASIYKKLASYTNLASIYKKLGDFQQAKEYQQCAFDIQLDKLGPKHVDVATSYTNLASIYKKLGDFEQAKEYQQRALDIDLEKLGPVHVNVATSYTNLASIYKKLGDFQQAKEYQQRALDIDLEKLGPEHVNVATSYTNLASIYIDLGDFEQAKAYQQRALDIQLEKLGPEHVYVATSYHNLALIYKHLGTFKDAKEYQQRALDIDLEKLGPEHVKVATSYTNLASIYIDLGDFEQAKAYQQRALDIQLEKLGPEHVYVATSYHNLALIYKHLGEFKDAKEYHQRALDINLEKLGPEHVNVAKSYDNLVSIYKHLGDFEQAKEYQQRALDIDLDKLGPEHNKVAIDYRNLALIYHDVGDLEQAKEYQERALAISADKHRLSKTPNKITHEAERHLLQSKKDGYDGEDDDKDSSKEEGKAKVIGKLKMSSPAVNF